The following nucleotide sequence is from Salvia miltiorrhiza cultivar Shanhuang (shh) chromosome 7, IMPLAD_Smil_shh, whole genome shotgun sequence.
ctcaagaacaagaaataagactgtaaaaatggtgacagtcaaggctcaaatctcacagcttatttcattgattgcaaacacatagagaccatgcttatcattcatcaatcatgctcaatcacaataatatcaacacaaacacatgcaatttcacaagtttaaaCCATAAATCACCATAAGCCAGTTATccaaccaatctctacactactcacatcttcatcaaggtaacatcacagagaaaccaccaaagcaagactacaAATCTCAACGACACAAACAAGAACAACCAAAAGAAacagtgcacccacaaagacacaccCCCCCCCAAAGttattcaccaccaaggagaataagtttgaaaagaaattgtggggcacaaaaacaaacaaactaacAAAAAAAAACGAACTAACCAAAATTGGGTTGTCTCCCAATAAgtgctatttttaacgtcgttagctcgacagaacatCAAACTCTTCAAGGAGGTTGGTACAAGCAGTGCTGAGACCAGCTACGCTTTGCTCCACTCTTGCCAGCCATGTCTCTTCCCTTAGAAATCTGATCACCTaggtcctgccaagaaaaatGATCCTCATTAAATGTATTATGAACGTCAACTCTTACCTTTCCAGGATCTTtagctttcttgggcacttcgTCCTTGTGGATGCGGCATGGTTCATAGACAGAGAACTTTTTGCTTTCATCGTGAACTCGCAgcgtgagctctcctttctccacatcaattaaagctcttcccgttgcaagaAACGAGtgccccaaaatcagcggaaTTTTCTTGTCATCCTCTATATCTAACACCACAAAGTcggcagggaaaataaaatcccccaccttcacaaGCACGTCCTCCACAATCCCACGTGGATAAGTGACCGATCTGTCTGCCATCTGCAGCATCATAGATGTAGGCTTCACCTCCCCAATTGCCAGCTGTTGAAAGATAGATAGAGGCATGAGATTAGTACTCGCCCCCAGATCGCAGAGTGCCTTCTCGAACTCCTAGCCTCCAATAATGCAGAATATAGTGAAACTGCCCGAATCCTTGGTCTTCGCTGGAAGCTTCCTCTGTAAAATTGctctgcattcttcattgagctTCACGGTCTCAAACTCCCCCACTTTTTTCTTGCGCGAAACTATGGTCTTGAGGAATTTAGCATACTGCGGCATCTCCTGTAACGCCTCCACTAACGGGATGTTGATGTGAACCTTCTTGAAGATCTCTAAGAACTTGGAGAATTGCTCCTTCACTCTCTCTTTCTGATGGTGCTGAGGGAATGGAAGTCACAGTTGCTGGTGAAGCAGCTTTCTtcttttcatccttctttttgccagaaacctcaatAGTGACTTCCTCAGCTTTATCCTCCACAACTGGCGGTGCGCTCTCATCCTCGGCCATCTTGGGCCCTTCTTGTGTATTTCCGCTTGGCAAATCGACAATCTTGTAATGACGTTGGGGAAACGGCATCCATCCGGGAGGACGATATGGAGGTGGAACTCGTCGACCCCCTTCATCGTTCTTCTTTGACTCATCCCTCGTCTCATGAGATTCATAGCTGCCTTCAGCTGTGGCTGCATTCTTCAAtccaatggccatgcactgctccttcgggttcaccttggcattgtttgAGAAATTCCTCGACTGTTGAAGCTTGCTGATGGCTGTGGCCATTTGACCTATTTGAgtctcaaacatcttcatttACGTTCCCAAGGCAGCAGTGGTAGCCTCAATCCTCTCCATCCTCTCATCCGCCTtggagatgaacttcatcatcagctcctccatatttggcttcttctcttcattaaTGACTCCATTGgtaacagagaagcctggtggaggctGGATTGCATTGTTTAGGTTTTCATACACCAAATTCGGATACGGGCACCCTCCGTGATAAAACTGCTGTCCACTATTGTATCTGCCTTGTTGTCCATGCTGAAAATTTTCATAGCTTCTGCCATTGATATAATTGGCATATTCTATCATCATCGGTTCTTCCACAGCTGGTGCACTCCTGGCAGTAGTCAGTGTTTATCTTGGAAGTTAACTTCGCGATTTGAGTGGTAAATAATGTCAACGGGTCAGAGCTGGAAACAGTTGCAGTTTTCTTCAGTTGGACTCTTTCC
It contains:
- the LOC130994344 gene encoding uncharacterized protein LOC130994344 encodes the protein MKMFETQIGQMATAISKLQQSRNFSNNAKVNPKEQCMAIGLKNAATAEGSYESHETRDESKKNDEGGRRVPPPYRPPGWMPFPQRHYKIVDLPSGNTQEGPKMAEDESAPPVVEDKAEEVTIEVSGKKKDEKKKAASPATVTSIPSAPSERESEGAILQVLRDLQEGSHQHPVSGGVTGDAAEFEKALCDLGASTNLMPLSIFQQLAIGEVKPTSMMLQMADRSVTYPRGIVEDVLVKVGDFIFPADFVVLDIEDDKKIPLILGHSFLATGRALIDVEKGELTLRVHDESKKFSVYEPCRIHKDEVPKKAKDPGKDLGDQISKGRDMAGKSGAKRSWSQHCLYQPP